A DNA window from Pontimonas salivibrio contains the following coding sequences:
- a CDS encoding response regulator transcription factor, with product MVLRIGMVEDDALLRLSITEALEGRDGCQVVTSSDQPKSIIDAVRAGALDVALLDVHLGNGPSGFDIAQSLRRITPGLGIVFLSSVRDPRLLGYNPASLPKGARYLLKSDVDDIDMIEQSLRAAAHDGYALSDQAAPRVDLTQPQIDILRLVARGLSNAEIARERVVTERAVEVAVSRLAKHLNLRETPGLNQRVHIAARFFKEMGWTP from the coding sequence ATGGTGCTTCGCATAGGAATGGTCGAAGATGACGCCCTCCTTCGACTGAGTATTACCGAAGCCCTTGAGGGCCGGGATGGCTGCCAGGTGGTCACTTCGAGCGACCAACCGAAAAGCATTATTGACGCGGTTCGCGCGGGGGCGCTTGATGTCGCCTTGCTCGATGTTCACCTGGGCAATGGCCCCTCCGGATTCGACATCGCCCAAAGCCTGCGACGGATCACACCGGGGCTTGGCATTGTCTTTCTCAGTAGTGTGCGCGACCCAAGGCTTTTGGGTTACAACCCGGCATCACTGCCCAAAGGGGCACGGTATTTGTTGAAATCTGACGTGGATGACATCGACATGATTGAGCAGTCTCTTCGGGCTGCCGCCCATGACGGCTATGCCCTCTCCGATCAGGCCGCACCCCGAGTTGACCTCACTCAGCCCCAGATTGACATCTTGCGCCTGGTTGCGCGGGGGCTGTCTAACGCGGAAATTGCCCGAGAGCGGGTCGTGACCGAACGGGCCGTGGAGGTTGCGGTGTCACGGTTGGCCAAACACTTGAATCTTCGGGAAACTCCGGGGCTGAACCAGCGGGTGCACATCGCCGCACGGTTTTTCAAAGAGATGGGGTGGACCCCGTGA
- a CDS encoding SDR family NAD(P)-dependent oxidoreductase, which produces MQRVVVVTGASSGIGRAAAIELARRGWHVAVAGRDPQRTRAVAEATGGDAFIADFDSLDNVRTLARQLLDTLPRIDALVNNAGGILGTRSESVDGFELTLQRNVLGSALLTETLLPTLVDHGARIVHTSSVMNRVAALRLDDLDYKSRGFQGGWRPYADAKLGVILYARSVMERSGLESYPVHPGYVATSFGPDTWLARTTLRLTRNLQISAPAGAAPLVHLVDTPELGVDNGTYFDGLLPGGKAHPLANNPETLQRYEEEVLARIG; this is translated from the coding sequence GTGCAGCGAGTAGTTGTCGTGACGGGCGCAAGCTCAGGGATTGGCCGTGCGGCCGCCATCGAACTTGCCCGTCGCGGTTGGCACGTCGCGGTCGCAGGACGCGACCCACAGCGCACCAGGGCGGTGGCAGAAGCCACCGGCGGTGACGCGTTTATCGCCGACTTTGACTCACTGGACAATGTGCGCACGCTGGCCCGACAACTCCTCGACACGCTCCCCCGCATTGATGCGCTTGTGAACAATGCTGGAGGGATTTTAGGCACACGCTCAGAAAGCGTTGACGGATTCGAACTGACCCTGCAACGAAACGTGTTGGGGTCGGCACTCCTGACCGAAACACTGCTGCCCACACTTGTCGACCACGGCGCCCGAATTGTTCACACGTCATCGGTGATGAACAGGGTGGCGGCACTGCGTCTAGATGACCTCGACTACAAGAGCCGAGGATTCCAGGGAGGATGGCGGCCCTACGCGGATGCCAAACTGGGCGTGATTTTGTATGCACGATCCGTGATGGAACGAAGTGGACTGGAGAGTTACCCCGTCCACCCCGGATATGTCGCCACCAGTTTCGGACCAGATACCTGGTTGGCCAGAACCACACTTCGACTCACCCGAAACTTGCAAATCAGCGCCCCGGCAGGTGCTGCGCCCCTGGTCCATTTGGTGGATACCCCCGAATTGGGTGTCGACAACGGAACCTACTTCGATGGGTTACTTCCTGGCGGTAAAGCCCACCCGCTCGCGAACAACCCAGAAACGCTTCAGCGCTACGAGGAAGAAGTGCTCGCTCGCATAGGCTAG
- a CDS encoding uracil-DNA glycosylase — MPTSSTHWADTLPETLPSAWAEALGADTLDQLAAIGARLDVRAPHESILPAPEKVFRALEVPPDRVRVVIVGQDPYPNPQHAMGLAFSVPRGVWPLPPSARNIRSELEADLGINTGEHFALDSWVDQGVLLINRHLTTAVGAPAAHKDLGWSVFTDALIDEVVAKSPQAVAIVWGAQARQLVPRLGPLGVIESAHPSPLSAHRGFFGSKPFSRANALWIERGLPAIDWSL; from the coding sequence GTGCCAACTAGTTCCACCCACTGGGCAGACACACTGCCAGAGACACTCCCCTCGGCGTGGGCAGAAGCACTTGGCGCAGACACCCTCGACCAACTCGCCGCCATTGGCGCCCGCCTGGATGTCAGGGCGCCCCACGAGTCGATTCTTCCCGCGCCAGAAAAGGTCTTTCGCGCACTGGAAGTGCCACCAGATCGTGTGCGAGTGGTCATTGTGGGCCAAGACCCCTACCCCAACCCCCAACACGCCATGGGTTTAGCGTTTTCTGTCCCCCGGGGGGTGTGGCCCCTACCCCCTAGCGCGAGAAACATTCGCAGTGAGCTAGAAGCGGACCTCGGAATCAACACTGGTGAGCATTTCGCGCTGGATTCGTGGGTGGACCAGGGGGTGTTACTGATCAACCGTCATTTGACCACGGCTGTGGGCGCGCCCGCAGCGCACAAAGACCTCGGCTGGTCGGTGTTCACCGATGCGCTCATCGATGAGGTAGTCGCGAAATCACCACAGGCTGTGGCCATTGTGTGGGGCGCACAGGCCAGGCAACTTGTTCCTCGCCTTGGGCCATTAGGGGTCATCGAGTCAGCACACCCCAGTCCGCTTTCTGCCCACCGAGGATTCTTTGGCTCAAAACCTTTTAGCAGGGCCAATGCCCTGTGGATTGAGCGGGGACTACCGGCCATCGACTGGAGCCTGTAA
- a CDS encoding helix-turn-helix domain-containing protein gives MPSLDVLGQRIRHFRQQRGFTLEELGEQVGVTASQLSLVENGKREAKISLLNALTESLDVDMAELLDRTPPSPRAALEQRWKESVSEPLFHSLGISPPRITRSTADDVLETLTGLYGEIHQREQQALATPEEARRANTELRLRMREANNYLPDLETLAEDLVGVSGHQSGAITHREVQLMAKSLGFDIVHANDLPKTARSVTDLENGRIYLPPASIPGGHGLRSMALQAMAHLLLKHRVPQTYEEFLQQRLEINYFAAACLMPKTQAVDFLRDAKKQRNIAVEDFRDAFGVTHEAASLRFTNLATEFLDIRLHFLRVGDDGGVYKAYENDGLRLPTDVTGATEGQIVCRHWSARQAFARTNRTTEYYQYTDTPEGTFWESTQIGTGSADEFSITVGAAFDDAKWFRGRDTTERTHSSCPELECCRRPEADMSAKWSGKAWTSARLQAHTLSPLHGGTFPGVSDVELFEFLERHEQPDEPVN, from the coding sequence ATGCCTTCTCTCGACGTACTTGGCCAGCGCATTAGACACTTTCGCCAGCAACGAGGCTTCACCCTCGAAGAACTCGGCGAGCAGGTGGGTGTAACCGCTAGTCAGCTGTCTCTGGTGGAAAACGGCAAACGTGAAGCCAAAATTTCCCTGCTGAACGCTCTCACCGAATCACTCGATGTCGACATGGCGGAGTTACTGGATCGAACCCCGCCCAGTCCCCGGGCTGCACTGGAACAACGCTGGAAAGAGTCCGTCAGCGAGCCACTGTTTCACTCCTTGGGTATTAGTCCGCCACGGATCACCCGGTCTACTGCTGACGACGTGTTGGAAACACTGACCGGCCTCTACGGTGAAATTCATCAGCGTGAACAACAAGCGCTAGCGACCCCGGAGGAAGCCCGTCGGGCCAACACCGAACTGCGGCTTCGAATGCGTGAAGCCAATAACTATCTCCCCGATTTGGAAACACTGGCTGAAGACCTTGTGGGCGTGAGTGGGCACCAATCGGGTGCGATCACTCACCGCGAGGTTCAACTGATGGCAAAATCCTTGGGCTTCGACATCGTTCACGCCAACGACTTACCCAAAACGGCCCGGTCGGTCACCGATTTAGAAAACGGGAGAATCTACCTACCGCCCGCATCAATCCCCGGCGGACACGGCTTGCGCTCCATGGCCCTTCAAGCAATGGCCCACCTGTTACTCAAACACCGTGTGCCACAAACCTATGAAGAATTTCTCCAGCAGCGACTTGAAATCAACTACTTCGCCGCAGCCTGCCTCATGCCCAAAACCCAAGCGGTCGACTTCCTGAGGGACGCGAAAAAGCAACGCAATATCGCGGTAGAGGACTTCCGCGATGCGTTCGGGGTGACCCACGAAGCGGCGTCGCTTCGATTCACCAACCTCGCCACTGAGTTTCTGGACATCCGACTGCACTTTTTGCGCGTTGGTGATGACGGTGGTGTGTACAAGGCGTATGAAAATGATGGGCTTCGCCTCCCCACCGATGTGACCGGTGCGACAGAGGGGCAAATTGTCTGCCGTCACTGGTCGGCACGGCAAGCTTTCGCCCGCACCAACCGCACCACCGAGTACTACCAATACACCGACACCCCAGAAGGCACTTTTTGGGAATCCACCCAAATTGGTACCGGCTCGGCAGACGAATTTTCGATCACAGTGGGAGCCGCATTTGATGACGCCAAATGGTTCCGTGGACGGGACACCACCGAGCGCACCCATTCCAGCTGCCCCGAGCTGGAGTGTTGCCGCCGTCCTGAAGCAGACATGTCGGCGAAGTGGTCGGGCAAAGCCTGGACCTCGGCGAGGCTCCAGGCCCACACCCTCTCGCCGCTGCACGGCGGCACGTTCCCCGGAGTGTCTGACGTGGAACTCTTTGAGTTCTTAGAGAGGCACGAGCAACCTGATGAGCCCGTGAACTAG
- a CDS encoding amidase → MTSWHLESLAQHHDALRHGRTSATELTEYYLERIERFNPQLNAFVHVDPDYARKRALTADEQLDGPRATALTGLPTADKDLVQRAGMPTRYGSALTEGQPPSEHSDPMATWVDDVGAISVGKTATSEFGMAAATEALAMGPTRNPHDLERSAGGSSGGAAAAVAAGLLPFAPGSDGGGSIRIPALSCGLAGWKPSRGLVPAGSGFEFLGGLAVPGLITRSVEDLALAADLLVQGEWPWATRAPGEPGSYLAGLQSPEAGRRIGWTATTPWPTDWGITPDPLALQAFERAKDALVDAGHELVELDWQPAPSYADDFVTLWTANAASLPVPEGAGDALEPLTRFLVEEGLKVTGVQLVQALAGLRSFERDTIMAFGSFDAVLTPGLNGPAPAIGWYDPADAWRNFQQQVQITPWTSFVNVAGLPAVALPTDYSPEGLPLGVQLVGRAGGDALVMALARQIEQRLPDATRSPQGF, encoded by the coding sequence GTGACTAGTTGGCACCTGGAAAGCCTCGCCCAGCACCACGACGCCCTCAGGCACGGGCGCACGAGTGCGACAGAGCTCACCGAGTATTACCTCGAGCGCATCGAACGGTTCAACCCGCAACTGAATGCCTTCGTGCATGTTGACCCGGATTATGCGAGGAAGCGTGCGCTCACCGCTGACGAGCAATTGGATGGACCCCGAGCGACAGCGCTCACCGGCCTCCCGACAGCAGATAAAGATCTTGTCCAACGAGCCGGAATGCCGACCCGTTACGGTTCAGCCCTCACCGAAGGCCAGCCGCCCTCTGAGCATTCGGACCCGATGGCGACCTGGGTGGACGACGTGGGGGCAATCAGCGTCGGTAAGACAGCGACGTCAGAATTTGGCATGGCTGCCGCCACTGAAGCGCTCGCCATGGGTCCCACCCGTAATCCGCACGATCTAGAGCGCAGTGCAGGTGGCTCGAGCGGGGGCGCGGCCGCAGCGGTGGCGGCGGGCCTGTTGCCTTTCGCACCGGGATCTGATGGGGGTGGGTCAATTCGTATTCCCGCACTCTCGTGTGGCCTGGCGGGGTGGAAGCCCTCGCGGGGGCTTGTCCCCGCAGGTAGTGGCTTCGAGTTTTTGGGTGGCCTTGCCGTGCCTGGGCTCATTACCCGCAGTGTGGAAGATCTTGCCCTGGCGGCTGATTTGCTCGTGCAGGGCGAATGGCCCTGGGCGACAAGAGCTCCTGGTGAACCAGGCTCCTACCTGGCTGGTCTTCAGAGTCCCGAGGCGGGCCGCCGGATTGGTTGGACGGCTACAACACCCTGGCCCACAGACTGGGGCATCACCCCCGACCCACTTGCCCTTCAGGCTTTCGAGCGGGCGAAAGACGCCTTGGTGGATGCGGGACACGAACTTGTGGAGTTGGATTGGCAACCGGCACCGAGCTATGCCGATGACTTTGTCACGCTGTGGACGGCCAATGCGGCGAGTCTGCCGGTGCCGGAGGGCGCCGGCGACGCGCTTGAACCGTTGACGCGTTTTCTGGTGGAGGAGGGTCTGAAGGTCACCGGAGTTCAACTGGTGCAGGCATTAGCGGGCCTGCGATCGTTTGAGCGCGACACCATCATGGCCTTTGGTTCTTTCGACGCGGTGTTGACTCCTGGTCTGAATGGTCCAGCGCCCGCAATCGGCTGGTATGACCCAGCAGATGCCTGGCGGAATTTCCAACAGCAGGTTCAGATCACACCGTGGACGAGCTTTGTTAATGTCGCCGGGTTACCCGCCGTGGCACTGCCCACCGATTACAGCCCCGAGGGCTTACCACTGGGCGTTCAGTTAGTGGGCCGTGCCGGCGGAGATGCACTTGTGATGGCGTTAGCCAGGCAGATTGAACAGAGGCTGCCCGATGCCACGCGCAGCCCGCAGGGGTTTTAG
- a CDS encoding bifunctional o-acetylhomoserine/o-acetylserine sulfhydrylase: MSDWKFETQQIHAGAGVDPATKARATPIYRTTAYVFDSAEHAQNLFALAEFGNIYTRIMNPTQDVAEQRIAALEGGTAALLLASGQAATTTAILNIAQAGDHIVSSSSVYGGTYNLFKYTMAKLGIEVTFVEDQDNAQEWADAIRPNTKALFGEAIPNPRINILDIQKVADVAHAHDLPLIVDNTVPSPYLVRPFEHGADIVIHSATKFLGGHGTVVAGAIVDGGTFPWSKHADKFPGLTEPDPSYHGASYTGVLGDPIAFIIKARVQLLRDMGAAVAPDNAWAILQGIETLSLRMERHCENAQKVAEWLEAHPQVASVNYAGLPSNPYFEHAQRYAPKGVGAVLSFEIKGGVDAGRALVDSVELHSHVANIGDVRSLIIHPASTTHSQLTPEQQLTAGVTPGLVRLSVGLEHVDDIIADLEAGFEAAAKA, translated from the coding sequence ATGTCTGACTGGAAGTTTGAAACCCAGCAAATTCACGCCGGAGCCGGTGTTGACCCGGCAACCAAAGCGCGTGCCACTCCCATTTACCGCACCACGGCGTATGTTTTCGACAGTGCCGAGCACGCCCAAAACCTGTTCGCGTTAGCCGAATTCGGCAACATTTACACCCGCATCATGAACCCCACCCAAGATGTGGCTGAACAGCGTATTGCCGCTCTCGAAGGGGGCACCGCTGCCCTTCTCTTGGCGTCCGGCCAAGCAGCCACCACCACCGCGATTTTGAACATCGCCCAAGCCGGGGACCACATTGTGAGCTCCAGCTCCGTCTACGGGGGCACCTACAACCTGTTCAAGTACACGATGGCGAAACTGGGCATCGAAGTGACCTTCGTTGAAGACCAGGACAACGCGCAGGAATGGGCCGATGCGATTCGCCCCAACACCAAAGCGCTCTTTGGTGAAGCCATCCCCAACCCGCGAATCAACATCCTCGACATCCAAAAAGTCGCCGATGTTGCCCACGCCCACGACCTGCCCCTCATCGTGGACAACACCGTGCCAAGCCCCTACCTGGTGCGTCCCTTCGAACACGGTGCCGACATTGTGATTCACTCGGCCACCAAGTTCCTCGGCGGGCATGGCACCGTCGTCGCTGGTGCCATCGTCGATGGCGGCACGTTCCCTTGGTCGAAACATGCCGATAAGTTCCCGGGCCTGACCGAACCAGACCCCAGCTACCACGGCGCGAGCTACACCGGTGTGTTGGGTGACCCAATTGCCTTCATCATCAAAGCCCGTGTGCAGCTGCTGCGTGACATGGGTGCCGCTGTCGCCCCTGACAACGCGTGGGCGATCCTCCAAGGAATCGAAACGCTCAGTTTGCGGATGGAACGCCACTGCGAGAACGCCCAAAAGGTTGCCGAGTGGCTGGAGGCACACCCGCAGGTGGCGAGTGTCAATTACGCCGGGCTGCCCAGCAACCCCTACTTCGAACACGCTCAGCGCTACGCACCCAAAGGTGTGGGTGCTGTGTTGAGCTTCGAAATCAAGGGTGGTGTTGATGCAGGCCGTGCACTGGTGGACAGTGTCGAGCTCCACAGCCACGTCGCCAACATTGGTGACGTGCGAAGCCTCATCATTCACCCGGCTTCGACCACACACTCTCAGCTGACCCCCGAACAGCAGCTCACCGCTGGTGTCACTCCGGGACTGGTGCGCTTGAGTGTGGGACTGGAGCACGTCGATGACATCATCGCCGACCTGGAGGCAGGCTTCGAGGCAGCAGCGAAAGCCTAA
- a CDS encoding GNAT family N-acetyltransferase: MLESEYQNRRKPPRHLVPAAPSQAEFSYTLREATTEDLPSVLALYRHYVRNSVVTFDEKPPTLRAFRAQFEHTHKLGYPFVVAQSPSGDILGYARVQLFRDKAAFRHTVESTIYLGPASTGRGLGRALLTELIDRCEAAGIREMIAVIADSGAEASLALHEKLGFTETGRMGKVGYKFGRWIGIVMMQKSLRRK, translated from the coding sequence GTGCTGGAGTCGGAATATCAGAATCGGCGGAAGCCACCACGCCACCTTGTCCCCGCGGCCCCCAGCCAAGCTGAGTTTTCCTACACCCTGCGGGAAGCCACGACAGAAGATTTACCCTCTGTCCTCGCGCTGTATCGCCACTACGTGAGGAACTCCGTCGTCACGTTTGACGAAAAACCCCCCACCCTGCGGGCCTTTCGGGCCCAATTCGAACACACCCACAAACTGGGGTATCCGTTTGTAGTCGCCCAGTCCCCCAGCGGGGACATTTTGGGTTACGCGCGGGTGCAACTCTTTCGAGATAAAGCCGCCTTTCGACACACCGTCGAATCGACCATCTATTTAGGTCCCGCGTCAACCGGGAGGGGCCTTGGCCGGGCACTACTCACCGAACTCATTGACCGCTGCGAAGCGGCCGGCATTCGAGAAATGATCGCGGTGATTGCCGACTCGGGCGCCGAAGCATCTCTCGCCCTCCACGAAAAGCTCGGTTTCACCGAAACTGGACGCATGGGAAAAGTGGGTTACAAATTTGGGCGCTGGATTGGCATTGTGATGATGCAAAAATCTCTTCGTCGAAAATAA
- a CDS encoding PIN domain-containing protein, producing MGDQTSTPPLLDGRNLCVLDTCVLVPVSLTDTLLRCAETGLFSPIWSEGILSELTRALLQAHPDQDPRLLQRRVRMMAKAFPGAVHDLTEERERVVRGLPDSGDEHVLELALSVHASLIVTINLRDFPDEICNPLGVRAIHPGDLLVAFATDAPRLIADVLSSQARDTRSPAMTVSRVVSSLGAHVPDFVSYWRAHPDNPES from the coding sequence GTGGGCGACCAAACCTCCACGCCACCGCTGTTGGACGGCAGGAACCTGTGCGTCTTGGACACCTGCGTATTGGTGCCCGTGTCACTCACCGACACGCTCCTCCGGTGCGCCGAAACGGGCCTATTTAGCCCAATTTGGTCGGAGGGAATTCTCAGCGAGTTAACTCGGGCGCTCCTCCAGGCACACCCTGACCAGGACCCAAGGTTGCTGCAAAGACGGGTTCGAATGATGGCCAAAGCTTTTCCCGGCGCAGTTCACGACTTGACCGAAGAGCGTGAGCGGGTGGTTCGGGGCTTGCCCGATTCGGGTGATGAGCACGTACTCGAGCTGGCTCTGTCGGTTCACGCGTCATTGATTGTCACCATAAACCTCCGTGATTTCCCGGATGAAATCTGTAACCCCCTCGGTGTTCGGGCCATTCATCCCGGTGACCTGTTGGTGGCTTTCGCGACTGATGCGCCCCGTCTTATCGCAGACGTCCTATCGTCCCAAGCCCGTGACACGAGATCGCCAGCCATGACGGTGTCCCGTGTGGTGTCTTCATTGGGCGCTCACGTTCCTGATTTTGTCTCCTACTGGCGCGCACACCCGGACAACCCAGAGAGCTAA
- a CDS encoding phosphoenolpyruvate carboxykinase (GTP), with the protein MTLLMNDPTTTLTVTPEDVVAFVDQWQDTLQPEAVVWCDGSTRERHELIQLMQDQGTIEPLNAELRPYSFVARSEPTDVARVESRTFVCSVDPEDAGPTNNWVAPDEMKNTLLDLSEGAMRGRTMYVVPFSMGPIDSPMARYGVQITDSPYVVVSLHLMVRVSNTVLQNITAGASWVKCVHTVGAPLAEGEEDVAWPCNDTKYISHFPETREIWSFGSAYGGNALLPKKAFALRIASAMARDEGWMAEHMLLVRLTSPEGKRYHMVAAFPSACGKTNFAMMQPVLDGWSVETLGDDIAWLAIGDDGRLRAINPEAGFFGVAPGTSHKTNPVAMDTLWGHTMFTNVAVTQEGDVWWEGMTKEVPEGLTNWRGEPHDPHSGHRAAHPNARFTVSVDQCPSLAADWDNPEGVPIDAIIFGGRRSDTVPLVVEARDWDHGVYLGSTIASEQTAAAEGTIGVLRRDPFAMLPFAGYHMGDYMKHWLGMGERLRSQGRVPRIFQVNWFQKDEDGRFIWPGFGDNIRVVKWMIERIEGQHSANDTALGLTPHPEDLDIDGAELSEEALAGLLRVDPDLARADLNAADEFLSTFGDKLPEAIRAQLQAAHSRLD; encoded by the coding sequence ATGACACTCCTCATGAATGACCCCACCACCACCCTCACCGTGACCCCCGAAGACGTTGTTGCCTTTGTTGACCAGTGGCAGGACACCCTGCAACCAGAAGCCGTGGTGTGGTGCGACGGATCCACCCGCGAGCGCCACGAACTCATCCAGCTCATGCAAGACCAGGGCACCATTGAGCCGCTCAATGCCGAGCTGCGTCCCTACAGTTTTGTCGCCCGCAGTGAACCCACCGATGTGGCCCGCGTCGAATCGCGGACCTTTGTGTGCTCCGTGGATCCCGAAGATGCCGGCCCCACCAACAACTGGGTTGCCCCGGATGAAATGAAAAACACCCTCTTGGATCTCTCCGAGGGCGCAATGCGCGGTCGGACTATGTATGTTGTGCCATTCTCGATGGGCCCGATTGACTCCCCGATGGCCCGCTACGGGGTTCAAATCACCGACTCTCCCTACGTCGTCGTCAGCCTGCACCTCATGGTGCGGGTGTCAAACACTGTGCTGCAAAACATCACCGCGGGCGCGTCCTGGGTGAAGTGCGTGCACACCGTCGGCGCGCCCCTTGCAGAGGGCGAAGAAGATGTCGCGTGGCCCTGTAATGACACCAAATACATTTCCCACTTCCCCGAAACCCGGGAAATCTGGTCGTTTGGTTCCGCTTACGGCGGCAATGCTCTGCTTCCCAAGAAAGCGTTTGCGCTGCGCATCGCCTCAGCCATGGCCCGCGATGAAGGCTGGATGGCCGAACACATGCTGCTGGTGCGGCTGACCAGCCCAGAAGGAAAGCGGTACCACATGGTCGCAGCCTTCCCGAGTGCCTGCGGCAAAACAAACTTCGCCATGATGCAACCAGTCCTCGATGGCTGGAGTGTTGAAACACTCGGCGATGACATTGCCTGGCTCGCCATCGGCGACGACGGCCGCCTGCGGGCAATCAACCCCGAAGCCGGTTTCTTCGGTGTCGCACCAGGCACCTCACACAAAACCAACCCGGTAGCAATGGACACCCTCTGGGGTCACACCATGTTCACCAACGTCGCCGTCACACAAGAGGGCGACGTCTGGTGGGAGGGCATGACCAAGGAGGTTCCCGAAGGGCTCACTAACTGGCGCGGTGAACCCCACGACCCTCACTCCGGCCACCGTGCCGCACACCCCAATGCCCGATTCACCGTCTCGGTCGACCAGTGCCCCAGTTTGGCCGCCGATTGGGACAACCCAGAGGGCGTCCCCATCGATGCCATCATCTTCGGGGGTCGCCGCTCGGATACGGTCCCCCTCGTTGTGGAAGCACGCGACTGGGATCACGGGGTATACCTCGGATCGACCATTGCCTCTGAACAAACCGCTGCTGCAGAGGGCACCATTGGGGTGCTTCGCCGTGACCCCTTCGCGATGTTGCCCTTCGCCGGATACCACATGGGCGACTACATGAAGCACTGGTTGGGCATGGGTGAGCGCCTTCGCTCCCAGGGGCGCGTGCCACGGATCTTCCAAGTCAACTGGTTCCAAAAAGACGAAGACGGTCGCTTCATTTGGCCAGGTTTTGGCGACAACATTCGCGTCGTCAAGTGGATGATCGAGCGCATCGAAGGTCAACACAGCGCCAACGACACGGCACTGGGCCTCACTCCCCACCCAGAGGATCTGGACATTGATGGCGCTGAGCTGAGCGAAGAAGCCCTCGCGGGTTTGCTCAGAGTAGACCCCGATTTGGCCCGGGCAGACCTCAACGCGGCCGATGAGTTCCTCAGCACCTTCGGAGACAAGTTGCCAGAAGCAATTCGTGCCCAGTTGCAGGCTGCACATTCGCGCCTGGACTAA
- a CDS encoding excisionase family DNA-binding protein: MDNLAVDGHLSDENVSVELACLKERLDEDSSVVVSIERSGQHISLSKHATRALREILDTALTPSPEDDNPARRITTQQAARILGVSRPFVIKLLDQGEMPFERLGPSRHRRLKLSDVVDYQTRMQQVRRVALATMTEEAFTAGLYDETA; this comes from the coding sequence ATGGATAACCTCGCCGTGGACGGACATCTATCAGACGAGAATGTTTCGGTGGAGCTTGCCTGTTTAAAGGAAAGGTTGGATGAAGACTCCAGTGTGGTCGTCTCCATCGAACGATCAGGACAGCACATTTCTCTGTCGAAGCACGCGACGCGGGCGCTTCGGGAGATTCTTGACACCGCGCTGACGCCTTCGCCCGAGGATGACAACCCTGCACGTAGAATCACGACCCAGCAGGCCGCACGCATCCTGGGAGTAAGTCGCCCCTTCGTCATCAAGCTCCTTGACCAAGGCGAAATGCCCTTTGAGCGCCTTGGACCCAGTCGACACCGACGCCTCAAATTATCCGACGTCGTTGACTATCAAACACGCATGCAACAGGTGCGCCGTGTCGCTCTTGCCACCATGACAGAAGAGGCGTTTACCGCCGGTTTATATGACGAGACCGCGTAG